A genome region from Dickeya dadantii NCPPB 898 includes the following:
- a CDS encoding extracellular solute-binding protein, producing MRVRYQFAVVLAAALFTGSAAQAQDKIQLTYAGSMGVVMDKALGPTFAQKENLSYQGQGQGAYGMARLLASKKVVADVFVSITPGPMQILKDAGLIDDAIPVASTRMVIAYNPKSPFAARLAASDKAKNSDWLSVLRDKSLKFGRTDPYNDPQGQNIVFTMLLAEKYYHQPDAAKKALGEVQNPAQVFMEGGLLTRLESGQIDATSGYESAVRSAKLPYVSLPDEINLSNPAMSQQWYDTVSFTIKDSAGKDQVLHTQPLVFYAAVLKNAPDAAQARKFVNFMLSPEGQALFRQNGYDVPKGGTLYAAK from the coding sequence ATTCGGGTTAGGTATCAATTCGCCGTCGTGTTGGCGGCGGCATTATTCACGGGCAGCGCGGCACAAGCGCAGGATAAAATTCAGTTAACCTACGCCGGGTCGATGGGCGTGGTGATGGACAAGGCGTTGGGGCCGACGTTCGCCCAAAAAGAGAACCTGAGCTATCAGGGGCAGGGCCAGGGGGCGTACGGCATGGCGCGCCTGCTGGCCAGCAAGAAAGTGGTGGCGGACGTATTCGTGTCCATCACGCCGGGGCCGATGCAGATACTGAAAGACGCCGGACTGATCGACGACGCCATTCCGGTCGCCAGTACCCGTATGGTCATCGCCTACAATCCGAAAAGCCCGTTTGCCGCCAGACTGGCGGCGTCCGATAAGGCGAAGAATAGCGACTGGCTGAGCGTGTTGCGGGATAAATCGCTGAAATTCGGCCGCACCGACCCGTATAACGACCCGCAGGGCCAGAATATCGTCTTCACCATGCTGCTGGCCGAGAAGTACTATCACCAGCCGGATGCGGCCAAAAAGGCGCTGGGCGAGGTGCAGAACCCGGCGCAGGTGTTTATGGAAGGCGGGCTGCTGACCCGGCTGGAGTCCGGGCAGATCGACGCCACCTCCGGTTACGAGAGCGCGGTGCGCTCCGCCAAACTGCCTTATGTGTCGCTGCCGGATGAAATCAACCTCAGCAACCCGGCGATGTCGCAACAGTGGTACGACACCGTCAGCTTCACCATCAAAGACAGTGCCGGCAAGGATCAGGTGCTGCACACCCAGCCGCTGGTGTTCTACGCCGCGGTACTGAAAAACGCGCCCGATGCGGCGCAGGCCCGCAAATTCGTCAACTTTATGCTCAGCCCGGAAGGGCAGGCGCTGTTCCGCCAGAACGGCTATGACGTACCGAAAGGCGGTACGCTCTACGCCGCGAAGTAA
- a CDS encoding molybdate ABC transporter permease subunit: MAFWLAIPALLLLAVPFVTLLGITPWHHFQLAWGDGDAIAVSVSLGLLAIALVILLGLPVALWLARANNSRCRWLVELLVMIPLLTPPLAMGILLVSVYGPYSPIGSLLSRAGLALVNNPAAFVTAQVYGALPYFITAARSAFAGIPVTVDEAGRILGANAWQRLIYLTLPQAASGLAAAVAIAWVRAMGEFGIVMIFAYFPQGIPVKLYINLQNDGVDAVYALVWLLLVMTLPLPLLCLRWATRRQARAC; the protein is encoded by the coding sequence ATGGCGTTCTGGCTGGCGATACCGGCATTGCTGCTGCTGGCGGTGCCGTTTGTCACCCTGCTGGGGATTACGCCGTGGCATCATTTCCAACTGGCGTGGGGCGACGGCGACGCTATCGCCGTTTCCGTCAGCCTCGGCCTGCTGGCGATCGCGCTGGTGATACTGTTGGGGCTGCCGGTGGCGCTGTGGCTGGCGCGCGCGAACAACTCGCGCTGCCGCTGGCTGGTGGAATTGCTGGTGATGATCCCGCTGCTGACGCCGCCGCTGGCGATGGGGATCCTGCTGGTGTCGGTCTACGGGCCGTACAGCCCGATCGGCAGTCTGTTATCCCGCGCCGGGCTGGCGCTGGTGAACAATCCGGCGGCGTTCGTGACGGCGCAGGTCTACGGCGCGTTGCCTTATTTCATCACCGCGGCGCGTTCCGCTTTCGCCGGTATTCCCGTCACGGTGGACGAGGCCGGGCGCATTCTGGGGGCGAATGCCTGGCAACGCCTGATTTACCTGACCTTGCCGCAGGCCGCTTCCGGGCTGGCGGCGGCCGTCGCCATCGCCTGGGTGCGGGCGATGGGCGAGTTCGGCATCGTGATGATTTTCGCCTATTTTCCGCAGGGCATCCCGGTGAAGCTGTACATCAACCTGCAAAACGACGGCGTGGACGCGGTGTATGCGCTGGTGTGGCTGCTGCTGGTGATGACCTTGCCGCTGCCGTTGCTCTGCCTGCGCTGGGCGACGCGCCGGCAGGCGCGTGCGTGTTAA